Proteins encoded in a region of the Rickettsia bellii RML369-C genome:
- a CDS encoding MFS transporter, protein MKKKKSANKVLGAFLGTIIEYYDYSLYGFSAAIIAEKFFSPATDQLTKLVNVFAVYAIAYLSKPLGAYIFGRIGDKYGRKKALSFTIIGIIIPTLIIGLLPDYSTLGVWSTIILVLCRFMQGIFIAGEYDGAAIYVIEHLGPKYQFTASAITRCTGVIGLLSGIGVTNFFNAHIFPDWSWRIPFLLSVPLGLVTLYYRQKFDETPEFKKAGSNNSIQKFNVLIRKQWKNILPLIFLAGGFGATYQIAIIFMKQYLPLVLPATGVIMSSFSVLVVLCFAVFMPIAGFIADRIRVNIVLKTALISTIIASIIFTIAVEYQMTNLGLFASLMLAASVAPFNALAHSVVIKSFAVRERYRVISFGHTIGSMLMSGTANYICLLVIKKYNFTLFPILYICIFSVLAYSMTLLYDRDNQVSNN, encoded by the coding sequence ATGAAGAAAAAAAAATCTGCTAATAAAGTGCTTGGTGCATTTTTAGGTACCATCATTGAATATTACGACTATAGCCTATACGGATTTTCTGCTGCAATTATTGCTGAAAAATTCTTTTCCCCTGCTACGGATCAATTAACAAAACTTGTAAATGTTTTTGCTGTATATGCTATTGCATATCTGTCAAAGCCTCTTGGAGCTTATATATTTGGACGTATAGGTGATAAATATGGCAGAAAAAAAGCTCTTAGTTTTACGATTATCGGTATTATAATTCCTACCTTAATAATAGGGTTATTACCTGACTACTCTACCCTTGGAGTTTGGAGTACGATAATCCTTGTTTTATGCCGTTTTATGCAAGGCATATTTATTGCAGGTGAGTATGATGGTGCTGCAATTTACGTTATTGAACATTTAGGTCCGAAATACCAATTTACCGCTTCAGCTATCACTAGATGTACGGGAGTTATTGGATTATTATCGGGAATTGGGGTAACTAACTTCTTTAATGCACATATTTTTCCTGATTGGAGTTGGCGTATTCCATTTTTATTGAGCGTACCATTAGGGCTTGTAACTCTTTATTATCGTCAGAAATTCGATGAGACTCCTGAATTTAAAAAGGCTGGTAGTAATAATTCTATTCAAAAATTTAATGTTTTGATTAGAAAGCAATGGAAGAATATTTTGCCTCTCATATTTTTAGCAGGAGGCTTTGGAGCAACATATCAAATTGCAATCATTTTCATGAAGCAATATTTACCGCTTGTGCTACCTGCAACCGGCGTTATAATGAGTTCTTTTTCGGTATTGGTAGTATTATGCTTTGCTGTTTTTATGCCAATCGCCGGATTTATTGCCGATCGTATTCGTGTTAATATAGTATTAAAAACTGCCCTCATATCTACCATTATAGCAAGTATAATTTTTACGATAGCGGTAGAGTATCAAATGACCAATTTAGGGCTTTTTGCTAGCTTAATGCTAGCTGCTTCAGTTGCTCCGTTTAATGCTCTTGCTCATAGCGTGGTTATTAAATCTTTTGCAGTTAGAGAGCGTTATCGCGTCATAAGTTTTGGGCATACTATAGGCTCGATGCTAATGTCTGGTACTGCTAATTATATATGTCTATTAGTAATAAAAAAATATAATTTTACCCTATTCCCTATTTTATATATTTGCATTTTCAGCGTACTAGCTTACTCTATGACGTTATTATATGATAGAGATAATCAAGTAAGTAATAATTAA
- a CDS encoding NAD(P) transhydrogenase subunit alpha, translated as MNQLPIIAKQASEIAQNTQELSDKLKDLVIDGSSQVAASTIDPLVFAITVFVLASFVGYYVVWKVTPALHTPLMSITNAISGIIVLSSMIAASSSAFGFSGLLGIFATLLASINIFGGFIVTKRMLEMFKKKS; from the coding sequence ATGAATCAATTACCAATAATAGCTAAGCAAGCTAGTGAAATTGCTCAAAATACCCAAGAACTATCAGATAAATTAAAAGATTTAGTGATAGATGGCAGCTCGCAAGTTGCAGCTTCTACTATTGATCCTTTAGTGTTTGCTATAACAGTTTTTGTACTAGCTTCTTTTGTAGGCTATTATGTAGTATGGAAAGTAACTCCAGCATTACATACTCCTCTTATGTCGATCACTAACGCTATTTCAGGTATTATAGTGCTAAGCTCTATGATAGCAGCAAGTAGTAGTGCTTTTGGTTTTTCTGGCTTGCTAGGGATTTTTGCAACACTGCTTGCATCTATCAATATCTTTGGCGGATTCATAGTCACAAAAAGAATGCTAGAGATGTTTAAAAAGAAGTCTTAA